The genomic interval GCGTCCCGGGACCCGACGCCTACGAGCCCGCGGTCCAGCAGGCCGCCGACTTCGACCAGGCCTGCCAGACCAACGCGGGCGACCTGCTGCCGTACGTCGGCACCCAGTACGTGGCCCGGGACATCGACCTGCTGCGCCAGGCCCTGGGCGAGCAGCAACTGACCTACTACGGGCGGTCGTTCGGCTCCTACATCGGTACGGTCTACGCCGCGATGTTCCCGAAGCGGGTCCGCGCGCTCGCGCTCGACGGGGCGTACGACCCGGAGCACTACACGAACCGGCCCTACGCCTACGACCGGCCGCAGTACCTCGCCCTGGACGGCGCCATGAGCCGCTTCCTGGACTGGTGCAAGGCCGACCAGGCGACCTGCGGCTTCGGTGACGGCGACCCGCGGGGGGCGTTCGAGAAGCTGAAGGCCGACCTGGACGCCAACCCGGTGCCCACCGCCAACGGGGGCCAGGCCAACGGCTACACGCTGGTCTACCGGCTGATGTTCAACATCAACGAGGGCAAGGTCATCTGGCCGTCCTTCGGCGAGGCCCTGCGCAAGGCGCAGCTGCGCGACAACACGTCGTTCCTGCTGCGGCCGCCGTCCCCGGCCAGCTTCAAGTTCCTCAACCCCAACGTCGTGGTCGAGTGCGTCGACAAGAAGTACCCGACCGACCCGGCCCTGCTGAAGCGCGAGGTCACGACCAACGCCAGGCTGGCCCCGCTGCTGGGCCCGGCCATGGCGTACGGCCCGCCCACCTACGACCACCAGCACGCCACGGCGTGTGTGCAGTGGAAGGGCGAGCACACCAGCCGCTACGCGGGCAACTTCCACGCGAAGG from Streptomyces sp. CC0208 carries:
- a CDS encoding alpha/beta hydrolase, yielding MKFRRLRLAGAAVSALAVAWTASPVSAAAQTTPAPPAAPTVPTLTWTDCQDGFQCANAQVPLDYRDPQGRTLTLPVIRKPAADPSRRKGTLFLQPGGPGNSGVDFVRNNYADLPAELRDDFDVFGYDVRGVGRSSQVVCWDDPTYTRAVTAAKGVPGPDAYEPAVQQAADFDQACQTNAGDLLPYVGTQYVARDIDLLRQALGEQQLTYYGRSFGSYIGTVYAAMFPKRVRALALDGAYDPEHYTNRPYAYDRPQYLALDGAMSRFLDWCKADQATCGFGDGDPRGAFEKLKADLDANPVPTANGGQANGYTLVYRLMFNINEGKVIWPSFGEALRKAQLRDNTSFLLRPPSPASFKFLNPNVVVECVDKKYPTDPALLKREVTTNARLAPLLGPAMAYGPPTYDHQHATACVQWKGEHTSRYAGNFHAKGSAPILVIGNTGDPDTPYQDAVALSRELDNGRLLTFKAEGHTAFGRSACASDAITDYLVDLKVPARGASCADETQPPSSTPTVAPPGTTLSELRNGVNERVDRIGTLR